One window from the genome of Bartonella sp. WD16.2 encodes:
- a CDS encoding phage head-tail joining protein, with amino-acid sequence MYEKSKQINWKYERLAQLKKRREQLENALYSGAQSVRHGDKQVNHRSTEDIRKALTMLTEEIALLEGYKPSYVYYLNASRGY; translated from the coding sequence ATGTATGAGAAATCAAAGCAAATAAACTGGAAATATGAAAGACTTGCACAGCTTAAAAAACGACGAGAACAACTGGAAAATGCACTTTATTCAGGTGCGCAGTCTGTGCGTCACGGCGATAAACAAGTCAATCATCGTTCGACTGAAGACATACGCAAAGCCCTTACAATGCTGACTGAGGAAATAGCCCTTCTTGAAGGATACAAGCCTTCATATGTTTATTATCTTAACGCATCACGAGGCTATTAA